One segment of Helicobacter sp. MIT 05-5293 DNA contains the following:
- the tsf gene encoding translation elongation factor Ts, which yields MADIPAQLVKKLREMTDAGMMDCKKALVETQGDIDKAVEYLREKGLSKAAKKADRIAAEGIVNVEVSSNFDKASIIEINSETDFVAKNDTFRDLVAQTSKIVHDHAISSTESLNAMSIDGVKFEEYLQQKIAKIGENIVVRRIVTIQTQGTGIINGYVHSNGRVGVLIAMKYEKDSSKNACVELAKNICMHAAAMKPQVLSYTELDDTFIQKEKIAIIAELQKENEELKRLGKPLHHIPEYVSRNELTDSILKEKEQQLRENLKAQGKPEAIWDKIIPGQMERFVADSTVLDQRMTLLGQFYVMDDKKTIAQVLQAKSKELDDNIEIVDYIRFELGEGIEKKVEDFAAEVAAQMQ from the coding sequence ATGGCAGATATTCCAGCACAGCTTGTAAAAAAACTCCGAGAAATGACAGATGCAGGAATGATGGACTGCAAAAAAGCATTGGTAGAAACACAAGGTGATATTGACAAGGCAGTTGAGTATTTGCGTGAAAAAGGCTTAAGCAAGGCTGCTAAAAAGGCCGATAGAATCGCTGCTGAAGGCATTGTGAATGTCGAAGTATCAAGTAATTTTGACAAAGCAAGTATTATTGAAATCAATTCTGAAACAGATTTTGTAGCTAAAAATGATACTTTTAGAGATTTGGTTGCGCAAACTTCCAAAATCGTGCATGATCACGCTATTTCTAGCACAGAAAGTTTGAATGCTATGAGTATTGATGGCGTAAAATTTGAGGAATATTTGCAACAAAAGATTGCTAAAATCGGTGAAAATATCGTTGTAAGGCGAATTGTAACGATACAAACACAAGGCACAGGTATTATTAATGGCTATGTGCATTCTAATGGGCGTGTAGGAGTGCTCATTGCGATGAAGTATGAAAAAGACAGCTCGAAAAATGCTTGTGTTGAGCTTGCTAAAAATATTTGTATGCACGCTGCAGCGATGAAGCCCCAAGTGCTTAGTTATACAGAGCTTGATGATACTTTTATCCAAAAAGAAAAGATTGCAATTATTGCGGAATTACAAAAAGAAAATGAAGAATTGAAACGACTAGGTAAGCCTTTGCATCATATCCCTGAATATGTCAGTCGTAATGAGCTTACAGATTCTATCTTGAAAGAAAAAGAGCAGCAATTGCGAGAGAATCTCAAGGCACAAGGCAAACCTGAAGCGATTTGGGATAAGATTATCCCCGGTCAAATGGAACGTTTTGTCGCAGACAGCACAGTGCTTGATCAAAGAATGACTTTGCTGGGACAATTTTATGTAATGGACGATAAAAAAACGATTGCTCAAGTGTTGCAAGCAAAGTCTAAAGAGCTTGATGATAATATTGAGATCGTGGATTATATTCGCTTTGAGCTTGGAGAGGGTATAGAGAAAAAAGTCGAAGACTTTGCCGCAGAAGTTGCCGCTCAAATGCAATAG
- the rpsB gene encoding 30S ribosomal protein S2: MVTMKDLLECGVHFGHQTRRWNPKMKKFIFGARKNIHIIDLQKTLRYFRYTYNIVKEAASEGKVIMFVGTKKQASETLKQFADSVQAPYVNYRWLGGMLTNFSTIKKSIRKLEIIEEMEESGQIDLLTKKEKLMLMRKKEKLDKYLGGVRHMKKAPDMIFVIDAAKEKIAVAEARRLGIPVVAPLDTNCDPDMVDYPIPGNDDAIRSIQLFCKEISEAILEGRAENKDAQLEAEQAAPATESEKQELLDEVTAEVAKDMTNEEE; the protein is encoded by the coding sequence ATGGTAACAATGAAAGACCTGCTTGAGTGCGGTGTGCATTTTGGACATCAGACACGCCGTTGGAATCCTAAGATGAAAAAGTTCATCTTTGGCGCGAGAAAAAACATTCACATTATCGACTTACAAAAGACCTTACGATACTTCCGCTATACTTATAATATCGTTAAAGAAGCTGCAAGCGAAGGCAAAGTGATTATGTTTGTTGGCACAAAAAAGCAAGCAAGTGAGACGCTGAAACAATTTGCAGATTCTGTGCAAGCCCCTTATGTCAATTATCGATGGCTTGGCGGTATGCTCACAAATTTTAGCACTATCAAAAAATCTATCCGCAAACTTGAAATTATCGAAGAAATGGAAGAAAGCGGGCAAATTGATCTTTTGACCAAAAAAGAGAAACTTATGCTTATGCGCAAAAAAGAAAAGCTTGACAAATATTTAGGCGGTGTGCGCCATATGAAAAAAGCACCGGATATGATTTTTGTCATTGATGCTGCAAAAGAAAAAATTGCTGTGGCAGAAGCAAGAAGATTAGGTATTCCTGTAGTTGCACCTTTGGATACAAATTGTGATCCTGATATGGTGGATTATCCGATACCGGGCAATGACGATGCGATTCGCTCTATTCAGCTTTTCTGTAAAGAAATCAGTGAGGCGATTTTGGAAGGACGCGCTGAAAACAAAGACGCGCAGCTAGAAGCCGAACAAGCTGCTCCTGCTACAGAATCTGAAAAGCAAGAATTGCTTGATGAAGTAACTGCAGAAGTTGCCAAAGATATGACAAATGAGGAGGAATAA
- a CDS encoding HNH endonuclease signature motif containing protein has protein sequence MTYDEAIERIMRDNNGIASLQFLYEHIWDYKDKSKIFGKTPNNTIQERCQRNPKIMRIAYGVYALKDSMRYMEDNDDKQIILGQTNTSIQLTQKQTIQNVRVGQQNFRNKLIDTLKECPITHIKDKKLLIASHIKPWVFCNNSERLDVYNGFLFSPLFDKLFDKSVGLITFTKDKEILFSKQMDKYTRDYLTSINIADRQIIQNLPVEGRESFLKYHYQYIFARK, from the coding sequence TTGACTTATGATGAAGCAATAGAAAGAATAATGCGTGATAATAATGGAATAGCATCACTTCAGTTTCTCTATGAACATATTTGGGATTATAAAGATAAAAGTAAAATATTTGGTAAAACACCAAACAATACAATACAGGAGCGTTGCCAGAGAAATCCAAAAATTATGAGAATTGCTTATGGTGTTTATGCTTTAAAAGATTCTATGCGATATATGGAGGATAATGATGATAAGCAGATTATTCTAGGACAAACAAATACAAGCATTCAACTTACACAAAAGCAAACTATACAAAATGTGCGCGTTGGTCAGCAGAATTTTAGAAATAAATTAATTGATACTCTCAAAGAGTGTCCCATTACACATATAAAGGATAAAAAATTACTTATAGCTTCGCATATTAAACCTTGGGTATTTTGTAATAATAGTGAAAGATTAGATGTTTATAATGGTTTTTTATTCTCGCCTTTATTTGATAAACTTTTTGATAAAAGTGTAGGATTGATTACTTTTACAAAAGATAAAGAAATATTATTTTCCAAACAAATGGATAAATATACAAGAGATTACCTTACTTCAATCAATATTGCAGATAGACAAATAATTCAAAACCTGCCAGTAGAGGGGAGAGAATCTTTTTTAAAATATCACTATCAGTATATTTTTGCACGAAAATAA